Proteins encoded together in one Solanum lycopersicum chromosome 7, SLM_r2.1 window:
- the LOC101257872 gene encoding uncharacterized protein isoform X1 yields MEVKSFSSDVAAFGKIVVNSVLEAVVAETLLVTQRSVASLLMVVGCLLKDGAPLSELATIAPSSEFVSIAPLSELISPDRRFPFEALSQKNQACTENKDGSDTEDDNDDDDGDAEDQDDDDDANDEDFSGEEGGDDEEEEGDPEEDPAANGNEGSDDEDDDDDDDGDEGADDDDDDDDEEEEEDEEEDEDQPPAKKRK; encoded by the exons ATGGAGGTAAAAAGTTTCAGCTCTGATGTAGCAGCTTTTGGGAAAATAGTGGTGAACTCTGTTCTTGAAGCTGTTGTTGCTGAGACCCTTTTGGTTACTCAGAGATCTGTTGCTTCTCTGCTCATGGTG GTGGGATGTTTGCTGAAGGATGGTGCTCCATTGTCAGAGTTGGCAACCATTGCTCCATCGTCAGAGTTTGTAAGCATTGCTCCATTGTCGGAGCTGATAAGCCCCGATAGAAG GTTTCCCTTTGAGGCGCTTAGTCAAAAGAACCAAGCTTGTACCGAGAACAAAGATGGCAGCGATACAGAGGATGATAATGACGACGATGATGGAGATGCTGAGGATCaggatgacgacgatgatgcaAATGACGAAGACTTCTCAGGTGAAGAAGGGGGAGatgacgaagaagaagaaggagatccTGAGGAGGATCCTGCGGCTAATGGCAACGAAGGAAGTGATGACGaagatgacgacgacgacgacgatggtGATGAGGGGgctgatgacgacgatgacgatgatgatgaggaagaggaagaagacgAGGAGGAAGACGAGGATCAACCACCTGCTaaaaagagaaagtga
- the LOC101257872 gene encoding uncharacterized protein isoform X2 — MEVKSFSSDVAAFGKIVVNSVLEAVVAETLLVTQRSVASLLMVGCLLKDGAPLSELATIAPSSEFVSIAPLSELISPDRRFPFEALSQKNQACTENKDGSDTEDDNDDDDGDAEDQDDDDDANDEDFSGEEGGDDEEEEGDPEEDPAANGNEGSDDEDDDDDDDGDEGADDDDDDDDEEEEEDEEEDEDQPPAKKRK; from the exons ATGGAGGTAAAAAGTTTCAGCTCTGATGTAGCAGCTTTTGGGAAAATAGTGGTGAACTCTGTTCTTGAAGCTGTTGTTGCTGAGACCCTTTTGGTTACTCAGAGATCTGTTGCTTCTCTGCTCATG GTGGGATGTTTGCTGAAGGATGGTGCTCCATTGTCAGAGTTGGCAACCATTGCTCCATCGTCAGAGTTTGTAAGCATTGCTCCATTGTCGGAGCTGATAAGCCCCGATAGAAG GTTTCCCTTTGAGGCGCTTAGTCAAAAGAACCAAGCTTGTACCGAGAACAAAGATGGCAGCGATACAGAGGATGATAATGACGACGATGATGGAGATGCTGAGGATCaggatgacgacgatgatgcaAATGACGAAGACTTCTCAGGTGAAGAAGGGGGAGatgacgaagaagaagaaggagatccTGAGGAGGATCCTGCGGCTAATGGCAACGAAGGAAGTGATGACGaagatgacgacgacgacgacgatggtGATGAGGGGgctgatgacgacgatgacgatgatgatgaggaagaggaagaagacgAGGAGGAAGACGAGGATCAACCACCTGCTaaaaagagaaagtga
- the LOC101258873 gene encoding F-box protein At5g07610-like — protein MIITILLQSCSGLLLCHTVHNPFTFDENYYIFNPTTHQFVTLPRPLSGDVIGMSLAFDPWKSPNYKVISLQISKLEPTNHQIEIYSSEHMKWRVSGQTFPRDYDIRFKNGLVYWNGAIYVSCIKRFNIEQEKFEEVDIPEVQDHEDDDYRIVYFGESYGHLHLIQVNRQNLALYNIYEMKHDGAGWFLKYEMNVEDVVLAFPHIIRDFLETTEFHYYGMAVLDVVRGDKEDDSFLILHITEMVILRYNLVDKSFYKLWVLTMVFMMHLLGVCILIDQTLTSTLNLPIVGKFTSTLQRYRCLLLQLGGILTACLDGR, from the coding sequence ATGATCATCACAATCCTATTGCAATCCTGCAGTGGACTTCTGCTCTGTCATACAGTTCATAACCCGTTCACGTTTGATGAAAACTACTACATATTCAACCCGACTACTCATCAATTCGTCACACTTCCCAGGCCATTATCAGGGGATGTTATCGGAATGAGTTTAGCCTTTGATCCATGGAAATCACCAAATTACAAAGTTATCTCCCTCCAAATTTCTAAACTTGAACCTACAAATCACCAGATAGAGATTTACTCATCTGAACATATGAAATGGAGAGTTTCTGGACAAACTTTTCCTAGAGATTACGATATACGTTTCAAAAACGGACTAGTTTACTGGAATGGAGCTATTTATGTGTCATGTATCAAACGTTTCAACATAGAACAAGAAAAGTTTGAAGAAGTTGACATACCTGAAGTCCAGGATCACGAAGATGATGATTACAGGATCGTCTACTTTGGAGAGTCTTATGGCCATTTGCACCTTATACAAGTGAATCGCCAGAACTTAGCTTTGTACAACATCTACGAGATGAAACATGATGGTGCAGGTTGGTTCTTGAAGTACGAGATGAATGTTGAAGACGTTGTGTTGGCATTCCCTCATATAATTCGAGATTTCCTCGAGACAACAGAATTTCATTACTATGGCATGGCTGTGCTAGATGTTGTAAGGGGAGATAAAGAAGATGATTCATTCTTGATTTTGCATATTACTGAAATGGTTATACTACGTTACAACTTAGTGGATAAGTCATTCTACAAGCTCTGGGTTTTGACAATGGTGTTCATGATGCATTTGCTTGGTGTCTGCATTTTGATAGATCAAACACTTACCAGTACATTGAATCTACCTATTGTTGGTAAGTTCACAAGCACCTTGCAACGTTATCGTTGCTTGCTTCTTCAACTTGGGGGAATACTGACAGCTTGTTTGGATGGTCGTTAG
- the LOC101258167 gene encoding triphosphate tunnel metalloenzyme 3 isoform X1: protein MEVEVKLRLPDSSAHQKVLSLFSSHHKKTHHQRNTFFDGAAGELSSRRAVLRLRFYENSEKVKCMVCLKAKAVIIDGVSRVEEDEEELDPKIGYECVSNPRKLMEVDSRVLKRAREEFHVGEEGFIGLGGFKNVRNVFEWCGVELEVDETMYDFGTFYEIECESLEPEKVKAMIEAFLKDNDIDYSYSEVSKFATFRAGKLP, encoded by the exons ATGGAGGTTGAAGTGAAGCTCAGGTTGCCTGATTCTTCAGCACATCAGAAGGTACTCTCACTTTTCTCATCGCACCACAAAAAAACACACCACCAGCGTAACACTTTCTTCGATGGCGCTGCCGGCGAGTTGAGCTCGCGCCGGGCTGTTCTCCGGCTTCGATTCTATGAGAACTCGGAGAAAGTGAAATGCATGGTGTGTCTCAAGGCTAAAGCTGTAATTATCGACGGTGTTAGTCGAGTGGAAGAGGATGAAGAGGAATTAGATCCGAAAATTGGATATGAATGCGTTTCTAACCCTAGAAAACTGATGGAGGTAGATTCTAGGGTTTTGAAAAGGGCAAGAGAGGAATTTCATGTTGGGGAAGAAGGGTTTATTGGATTGGGTGGGTTTAAGAATGTGAGGAATGTGTTTGAGTGGTGTGGTGTGGAATTGGAGGTAGATGAGACTATGTATGACTTTGGTACTTTTTATGAGATTGAATGTGAAAGCTTGGAGCCAGAGAAAGTTAAAGCAATGATTGAGGCATTCTTGAAGGACAATGACATTGATTACAGCTATTCAGAAGTGTCAAAGTTTGCTACTTTCCGGGCCGGAAAGTTGCCTTA G
- the LOC101258167 gene encoding triphosphate tunnel metalloenzyme 3 isoform X2, whose amino-acid sequence MEVEVKLRLPDSSAHQKVLSLFSSHHKKTHHQRNTFFDGAAGELSSRRAVLRLRFYENSEKVKCMVCLKAKAVIIDGVSRVEEDEEELDPKIGYECVSNPRKLMEVDSRVLKRAREEFHVGEEGFIGLGGFKNVRNVFEWCGVELEVDETMYDFGTFYEIECESLEPEKVKAMIEAFLKDNDIDYSYSEVSKFATFRAGKLP is encoded by the coding sequence ATGGAGGTTGAAGTGAAGCTCAGGTTGCCTGATTCTTCAGCACATCAGAAGGTACTCTCACTTTTCTCATCGCACCACAAAAAAACACACCACCAGCGTAACACTTTCTTCGATGGCGCTGCCGGCGAGTTGAGCTCGCGCCGGGCTGTTCTCCGGCTTCGATTCTATGAGAACTCGGAGAAAGTGAAATGCATGGTGTGTCTCAAGGCTAAAGCTGTAATTATCGACGGTGTTAGTCGAGTGGAAGAGGATGAAGAGGAATTAGATCCGAAAATTGGATATGAATGCGTTTCTAACCCTAGAAAACTGATGGAGGTAGATTCTAGGGTTTTGAAAAGGGCAAGAGAGGAATTTCATGTTGGGGAAGAAGGGTTTATTGGATTGGGTGGGTTTAAGAATGTGAGGAATGTGTTTGAGTGGTGTGGTGTGGAATTGGAGGTAGATGAGACTATGTATGACTTTGGTACTTTTTATGAGATTGAATGTGAAAGCTTGGAGCCAGAGAAAGTTAAAGCAATGATTGAGGCATTCTTGAAGGACAATGACATTGATTACAGCTATTCAGAAGTGTCAAAGTTTGCTACTTTCCGGGCCGGAAAGTTGCCTTAG
- the LOC101258669 gene encoding heparanase-like protein 3 — MGSLFLQKGVLVWLFLFSLRFICGTKAQGTVFIDGKIAIGRIDRHFICATLDWWPPEKCDYGTCAWDYSSFLNLDLNNIIFLNAIKAFSPLKIRLGGTLQDKVIYQTEDNQQPCVSFVRNTTEMFGFTPGCLPLSRWDELNAFFNKSGASIIFGLNALYGRSVHPDSLSVGAWDPSNAESLIRYTVKKGYDIHGWELGNELSGSGVGTRVAADQYASDTIALHKIVKDAYENSETKPLVLAPGGFFDEGWFRELVNKAGASFDVATHHIYNLGPGRDEHLLEKILDPSYLDGEADTFRKLQNILKTSGSSVVAWVGEAGGAYNSGRNHVTNAFAFSFWYLDQLGMSAAYDTKTYCRQTLIGGNYGLLNTTTFVPNPDYYSALLWHRLMGRNVLATSFSGTKKLRAYAHCAKQSQGITLLLINLDGNTTIHSRVDFNGTMLHQQKHRHHHNHRKSSIKLPRSNKVASNTREEYHLTAKDGNLQSQTMLLNGKALIVDSSGNIPTFEPIYVNSTEAITIAPLSIVFVHIPYVLLPACS; from the exons atgggTTCTTTATTTTTGCAAAAGGGAGTGTTGGTGTGGctttttttgtttagtttgagATTTATTTGTGGAACAAAAGCTCAAGGTACTGTGTTTATAGATGGGAAAATTGCTATTGGAAGAATAGACAGGCATTTTATTTGTGCTACTTTGGATTGGTGGCCACCTGAGAAGTGTGATTATGGAACTTGTGCTTGGGACTATTCTTCATTCTTGAATCTG GATCTTAACaacattatttttctcaatGCAATAAAAG CATTCTCACCATTAAAGATTCGTTTGGGCGGAACTTTGCAAGACAAAGTCATATACCAAACTGAAGATAATCAACAGCCCTGTGTCTCATTTGTTAGAAACACAACAGAGATGTTTGGTTTTACTCCAGGATGCCTTCCCTTGTCTAGATGGGATGAACTCAATGCATTCTTTAATAAATCTGG GGCTAGTATAATTTTTGGATTAAATGCTCTATATGGAAGATCGGTACACCCTGATAGTTTATCTGTCGGAGCGTGGGATCCAAGCAATGCTGAATCACTTATACGTTATACTGTTAAAAAGGGATATGATATCCATGGTTGGGAACTCG GGAACGAATTGAGTGGTAGCGGAGTTGGAACCAGAGTAGCAGCAGATCAATATGCATCTGATACTATTGCCTTGCACAAAATAGTGAAAGATGCTTACGAGAATTCTGAAACTAAACCGTTGGTCCTGGCACCGGGAGGTTTCTTTGATGAAGGCTGGTTCAGGGAATTAGTAAATAAAGCTGGGGCATCATTTGATGTGGCAACTCACCACATATATAATCTCGGTCCAG GAAGAGATGAACACCTTCTTGAAAAAATCCTTGATCCATCTTATCTCGACGGAGAAGCTGATACATTTAGGAAACTTCAGAATATCCTCAAGACATCTGGTAGTTCAGTGGTTGCATGGGTTGGTGAGGCTGGAGGAGCTTACAACAGCGGCCGCAACCATGTCACAAACGCCTTTGCTTTTAGCTTCTG GTATTTGGACCAGCTTGGTATGTCAGCTGCCTATGATACCAAGACATACTGTCGACAGACATTGATTGGTGGAAACTACGGTTTACTCAATACGACTACCTTTGTACCAAATCCAGATTACTACAG TGCTCTTCTTTGGCACCGATTGATGGGAAGGAACGTTTTGGCAACGAGTTTCTCAGGAACAAAGAAATTACGTGCATACGCTCATTGTGCAAAGCAATCT CAAGGTATCACATTACTGTTGATCAACCTTGATGGCAACACCACCATTCATTCCAGAGTTGACTTTAACGGTACCATGTTACATCAACAAAAACACAgacatcatcataaccacagaAAGAGTTCAATCAAACTGCCTAGAAGTAACAAAGTAGCATCAAACACAAGAGAAGAATACCATTTAACAGCAAAAGATGGAAATTTACAAAGCCAGACAATGCTACTAAATGGAAAGGCACTAATTGTAGATTCATCTGGAAATATACCTACATTTGAGCCTATATATGTCAATTCAACAGAGGCGATAACCATTGCGCCACTCTCTATTGTATTTGTACACATACCATATGTACTTTTGCCTGCTTGTAGCTga